In Parasegetibacter sp. NRK P23, a single genomic region encodes these proteins:
- the rplE gene encoding 50S ribosomal protein L5 — MSTVNYSPRLAEKYSKEVLPALMKKFGYKSIMQAPKLTKICLNRGVNGAVADKKLVDIAVDELSTVTGQKAVPTMSKKDISNFKLRKNMPIGARVTLRGVKMYEFLDRLIAVSLPRVRDFKGVNDKAFDGRGNYTLGVTEQIIFPEIDIDKVNKITGLDITFVTTANTNEEAYELLKELGMPFKNIKKENAQ; from the coding sequence ATGAGTACCGTAAACTATTCTCCGAGACTGGCAGAAAAATACTCCAAAGAGGTATTACCTGCCTTGATGAAAAAGTTTGGTTACAAAAGCATCATGCAGGCACCCAAACTTACCAAGATCTGTCTGAACCGCGGCGTGAATGGCGCGGTAGCCGATAAGAAACTGGTGGACATCGCCGTGGATGAACTCTCTACCGTTACCGGTCAGAAAGCTGTTCCCACCATGTCTAAAAAGGACATCTCTAACTTCAAACTGCGTAAGAACATGCCCATCGGTGCACGTGTTACGCTGAGAGGTGTAAAAATGTACGAATTCCTCGATCGTCTGATCGCTGTGTCCCTCCCCCGCGTACGCGACTTCAAAGGAGTGAACGACAAAGCTTTCGATGGCCGCGGTAACTATACACTTGGTGTTACTGAACAGATCATCTTCCCCGAAATCGATATCGATAAGGTGAACAAGATCACTGGTCTCGACATCACTTTCGTTACTACCGCCAACACGAACGAAGAAGCTTACGAACTGCTGAAAGAACTCGGCATGCCGTTCAAAAACATTAAAAAAGAAAACGCTCAATAA
- the rplX gene encoding 50S ribosomal protein L24, with protein sequence MSTRFKPKFNIKKGDAVVVIAGDDKDLAKPRQVLEVFLDKSRVLVEGVNIVTKHTKPSAQNTKGGIVKKEAPIHISNVMLWDAKAGKATRVTRSRETGKLVRIAKKSGEVIK encoded by the coding sequence GTGAGTACAAGATTCAAACCGAAGTTTAATATCAAAAAAGGTGACGCCGTAGTGGTGATCGCCGGAGACGATAAAGACCTGGCCAAACCCCGCCAGGTACTGGAAGTTTTCCTGGATAAATCACGCGTCCTGGTGGAAGGTGTGAACATCGTTACCAAACATACCAAACCTTCAGCCCAGAACACTAAAGGTGGTATCGTTAAAAAAGAAGCCCCCATCCACATCTCTAACGTGATGTTATGGGACGCTAAAGCTGGTAAAGCCACCCGCGTTACCCGCAGCCGTGAAACCGGTAAATTAGTTCGTATTGCAAAAAAATCAGGGGAGGTAATTAAATAA
- the rplN gene encoding 50S ribosomal protein L14: MIQQESRLNVADNSGAKEVLCIRVLGNSGQDYAKIGDKIVVTVKDAIPAGGIKKGTVTKAVIVRTTNKLRRKDGSYIRFDDNAVVLLNNSDEPRGTRIFGPVARELRDKGYMKIVSLAPEVL; encoded by the coding sequence ATGATTCAGCAAGAAAGCAGATTGAACGTAGCTGATAACAGTGGTGCCAAGGAAGTATTGTGCATCCGTGTGCTGGGAAACAGCGGACAGGATTACGCCAAGATCGGTGATAAGATCGTGGTTACTGTAAAAGATGCCATCCCCGCAGGCGGTATCAAAAAAGGTACCGTAACCAAAGCGGTGATCGTTCGCACTACCAATAAACTGCGCCGTAAAGACGGATCTTACATCCGTTTCGACGACAACGCAGTGGTACTGCTCAACAACTCCGATGAGCCAAGAGGTACCCGTATCTTCGGACCAGTTGCCAGGGAACTGCGCGATAAAGGTTACATGAAGATCGTTTCCCTCGCTCCCGAAGTGTTATAA
- the rpsQ gene encoding 30S ribosomal protein S17: MAERNLRKTRIGVVASNKMDKTVTVAVERKVKHPIYGKFVKKTTKFHAHDEKNECSIGDLVKIMETRPLSKTKRWRLVEIVEKVK, translated from the coding sequence ATGGCTGAAAGAAATTTGCGTAAAACAAGGATCGGTGTGGTTGCCAGCAACAAGATGGACAAAACCGTTACCGTAGCCGTGGAAAGAAAGGTGAAACACCCTATCTACGGAAAGTTCGTAAAAAAGACAACCAAGTTCCACGCCCATGATGAAAAGAACGAGTGCAGTATCGGCGACCTGGTGAAGATCATGGAAACCCGCCCCCTCAGCAAAACAAAACGCTGGAGGCTGGTTGAGATCGTGGAAAAGGTAAAATAA
- the rpmC gene encoding 50S ribosomal protein L29 has protein sequence MSSKKVEFNKSLKDISDADLKAKIQEDELRLKKLEFAHAITPLENPVSIRSLRRDVARLKTELTKRALGV, from the coding sequence ATGTCGTCTAAGAAAGTTGAATTTAACAAAAGCCTGAAAGATATCAGTGATGCGGATCTGAAGGCTAAAATCCAGGAAGATGAACTGCGTCTGAAAAAGCTTGAGTTCGCGCACGCCATCACTCCCCTGGAAAATCCGGTGAGCATCCGCTCACTCAGAAGGGATGTGGCCCGTCTGAAAACAGAATTAACTAAACGTGCATTGGGAGTTTAA
- the rplP gene encoding 50S ribosomal protein L16 — translation MLQPKRTKHRKMQKMPSRGNAKRGTTLSFGSFGLKALENVWMTDRQIEAARQSMTRAMKREGNVWIRIFPDKPVTRKPAEVRMGKGKGAPDHWAAVVKPGRVLFEADGVPVEVAKHAMELAAQKLPIKTKFIVRRDLQA, via the coding sequence ATGTTACAGCCAAAAAGAACGAAGCACAGGAAGATGCAGAAAATGCCTTCCAGAGGGAATGCCAAACGTGGTACCACCCTGTCGTTCGGTTCATTCGGTTTGAAGGCATTGGAAAATGTTTGGATGACCGACCGCCAGATTGAAGCCGCCCGTCAGAGCATGACGCGTGCCATGAAGCGGGAAGGTAATGTGTGGATCCGTATTTTCCCCGATAAACCCGTTACCCGCAAGCCCGCCGAAGTAAGGATGGGTAAAGGTAAAGGCGCACCCGATCATTGGGCTGCCGTGGTGAAACCCGGAAGAGTTCTGTTCGAAGCCGACGGTGTTCCCGTTGAAGTAGCGAAACACGCTATGGAACTGGCTGCGCAGAAACTGCCGATCAAAACCAAATTCATTGTGAGGAGAGATCTCCAAGCATAA
- the rpsC gene encoding 30S ribosomal protein S3 yields MGQKTNPIGARLGIIRGWESNWYGGKKDYAQKLIEDNKIRTYLNARINKGGIAKIVIERTLNKLIVTIHTSKPGIIIGKGGNEVDRIKEELKKLTGKEDVQINILEIRRPELDANIVGDTIAKQIENRINYKRAIKMSIASALRMGAEGIKVKVSGRLGGAEIARSEEIKQGRVPLHTLRMDIDYANVFALTVYGKIGIKVWISKGEVLAKRDLNPNFVGGKSDVSDRRGGERGDFRGGDRGDRGGRPERRDDRGGDRRGGGGRR; encoded by the coding sequence ATGGGTCAGAAAACAAATCCTATTGGTGCAAGGTTGGGAATCATCCGCGGATGGGAGTCTAACTGGTATGGTGGTAAAAAAGATTATGCCCAGAAGCTGATCGAAGACAATAAGATCAGAACTTATCTGAACGCACGTATCAATAAAGGCGGTATCGCCAAGATCGTGATCGAGCGTACGCTGAACAAACTGATCGTGACCATTCATACTTCCAAGCCTGGCATCATCATAGGTAAGGGTGGTAATGAGGTGGACCGCATCAAGGAAGAACTGAAAAAGTTGACCGGTAAGGAAGATGTACAGATCAACATCCTGGAGATCCGTCGCCCCGAACTGGACGCCAACATCGTTGGTGATACGATCGCCAAGCAGATCGAAAACAGGATCAACTACAAACGCGCCATCAAAATGTCTATCGCTTCCGCACTCCGTATGGGCGCCGAAGGGATCAAGGTAAAAGTGAGCGGTCGTTTGGGTGGTGCGGAAATCGCACGTTCCGAAGAGATCAAACAAGGTCGTGTTCCCCTGCATACACTTCGTATGGACATTGACTACGCCAATGTTTTCGCCCTTACGGTTTACGGTAAAATCGGTATCAAAGTTTGGATATCCAAAGGTGAAGTGCTCGCTAAGAGAGACCTGAACCCCAACTTCGTAGGCGGTAAGAGCGATGTGAGCGACAGAAGAGGTGGTGAGCGCGGAGATTTCCGTGGCGGCGACCGTGGTGACCGTGGCGGACGTCCTGAAAGAAGGGATGACCGTGGTGGCGACAGAAGAGGCGGTGGCGGAAGAAGATAA
- the rplV gene encoding 50S ribosomal protein L22: MEAVAKLRNYPTSPRKMRLLADLIRGMQVEKALAELEFNAKHSASPLRKLVLSAINNWKQQNEGGDESQLVVKTIFVDGARTLKRMRPAPQGRGYRVRKRSNHVTVIVDTK; this comes from the coding sequence ATGGAAGCAGTAGCTAAACTGAGAAATTATCCAACATCACCACGTAAAATGCGTTTGCTTGCAGACCTGATCCGTGGTATGCAGGTGGAAAAAGCGCTGGCGGAACTGGAATTCAACGCCAAGCACAGCGCAAGCCCGCTCCGCAAACTCGTACTGAGCGCTATCAACAACTGGAAGCAGCAGAACGAAGGTGGAGACGAGAGCCAACTGGTGGTGAAGACCATTTTCGTGGATGGCGCAAGAACACTGAAAAGAATGCGTCCTGCCCCGCAGGGTCGTGGTTACAGGGTTAGAAAGCGCAGCAACCACGTAACTGTAATCGTTGATACAAAATAA